A window of the Scleropages formosus chromosome 5, fSclFor1.1, whole genome shotgun sequence genome harbors these coding sequences:
- the LOC108926407 gene encoding baculoviral IAP repeat-containing protein 7-A-like, which produces MSGTRAWDPRRRGVGAAPGSPPPDSVDGQLLTQIHRMVADEEALSAQPAHPRLASEDARRSTFVGWPPGGAVGPEALVPAGFFYTGHNDNVKCFHCDGSLRNWEPGDDPWKEHAKWFPRCEFLLQVKGLEYVRSIQESSFSTGPTAGASLVSTSVGEEPTERRGTAAGRGGVQRHGRAQGSQGLSAEQQLRQLQEERTCKVCLDRAVCIVFIPCGHLVACADCAASLQHCPICRAVVRGSVRTFMS; this is translated from the exons ATGTCGGGAACGAGAGCGTGGGATCCCCGCAGGCGGGGGGTCGGCGCGGCCCCGGGATCGCCTCCCCCGGACTCGGTGGACGGACAGCTGCTCACCCAGATCCACAGGATGGTCGCGGACGAGGAGGCGCTCAGCGCGCAGCCCGCGCACCCGAGGCTGGCGAGCGAGGACGCGCGCAGGAGCACCTTCGTCGGCTGGCCGCCAGGCGGCGCTGTCGGGCCCGAGGCGCTCGTCCCCGCGGGCTTCTTCTATACAG gccACAACGACAACGTCAAGTGCTTCCACTGTGATGGAAGCCTGAGGAACTGGGAACCTGGAGACGACCCTTGGAAGGAACACGCCAAGTGGTTCCCACG GTGTGAGTTTCTGCTTCAGGTTAAAGGACTGGAATATGTGCGCAGCATCCAGGAGTCCAGTTTCTCCACGGGCCCAACTGCA GGTGCGTCTCTAGTGTCCACCTCTGTTGGAGAAG AGCCCACGGAGAGACGGGGCACCGCTGCTGGCCGAGGGGGAGTGCAGCGCCATGGCAGGGCTCAAG GCTCGCAGGGACTCAGCGCTGAGCAGCAGTTGcggcagctgcaggaggaacGCACCTGCAAGGTGTGCCTGGACAGGGCCGTGTGCATCGTCTTCATCCCCTGCGGGCACCTGGTGGCGTGTGCCGACTGCGCGGCCAGCCTGCAGCACTGCCCCATCTGCCGCGCGGTCGTGCGGGGAAGCGTGCGCACCTTCATGTCTTGA